In Candidatus Methylomirabilis lanthanidiphila, the sequence AGTCAATCGTCACGCTTTTACGGGGCGTCCCGGTTCGCTCAAGGGCGGCGATCTCCTCGTCGCTGATGTCCCAGTACTGCAGACGCCGTCTCGCCGCATCGACCAATGTAGCTCCCCCCGACGCAATGTCTGCGAAGCGGCTCTTGGCCAGCGTCTCCCTCGCCCGCAGCGCCTGCAGATACTCCTCCTGGGTCGAGACCAGATCCGGACTGTAAATGGTGAGGAGCGGTTGGCCCTTCTTCACGCGCTCTCCAGTGAAATTCACCAGCAGGCTCTCGATCCACCCCTCGATTTTGATATTGACTTCGGCCAGGCGTCTCTCATCGAACTCCACCACTCCCACGGTCCGAATCGTCCGTTCAATCGATCGGTATTCAACCACGCCGGTCTTCAGCCCGATCAACTGCTGTCGCTCCGGGCTGACCATCACCGATCCCGGAGTCATCTGCATCTCGCCGGCAGCCGTCTGCGTCTCCTGCGAGGCCGGCATCGACATGCCGTCGTGTCCGGTGTGTTCGCCTTTCTGTTGGGACTGGGCGAGTGGCGCTCGAGGAGGTGGCATGTCGCCTCCGGATCGATCCTTGGGCGACATGCCACCCGCATACCACACTAAGAAGATCCCTACGGAGGCGGCCGCCAAGACGCCCCACGCGATGATCGACTTTGTCCTTTGCATTCATTCCTCCCGAGGACAGGGTATAGGGTGTAGGGTTTAGGGTGTAGAGTAGACC encodes:
- a CDS encoding PTS cellobiose transporter subunit IIB; this translates as MQRTKSIIAWGVLAAASVGIFLVWYAGGMSPKDRSGGDMPPPRAPLAQSQQKGEHTGHDGMSMPASQETQTAAGEMQMTPGSVMVSPERQQLIGLKTGVVEYRSIERTIRTVGVVEFDERRLAEVNIKIEGWIESLLVNFTGERVKKGQPLLTIYSPDLVSTQEEYLQALRARETLAKSRFADIASGGATLVDAARRRLQYWDISDEEIAALERTGTPRKSVTIDSPINGVVIEKMAFRGKKVMPGEALYKVADLSTVWVQGEIYEYEVPLVKLGQKASVTLGSYPGEVFRGKVSYIYPVLTEKTRTVKVRFELANTNDWKLKPQMYANVGLKVPLGKRLVVPDEAVLDSGTQQLVFIDKGQGTFEPRDVNVGARVDGYAEILTGLSAGERVVTSANFLIDSESQLKTAVGGMGAMPGMEMGKK